TTCTCAACTACCTTGCTCAATAAAACTTCTTCAAATTCATCTCTTTGGTCCATCATCTTCTCTACAAGTTCAATTTTTGCATAGATCATACTCAAAACTCCTTAGCTTACAATTATTTTTGATTGCAATATATCATTCCTAAAAAGGGATATCCTCATGAAACCCTTCATCAGAATCAACCTTATTAGTTGCTCTTAAAGCAGGTAATGGGCTTAGTATTTGAATCTCATCCACTAAAATGCTGCTCTTGCTTCTCTTATCACCAGTGCGCTTGTCATCCCAACTCTCATACCTTAAAGACCCATTAACTACAACTTGTTTCCCCTTTAAAAGAAATGCTATTAGTCTTTCTGCTCTACTCCCAAAAAGCACACAATCAAAAAATTGAGCATAATCTATCCATTCATTATTCCTTTTTATTCTCCTATTATTAGCTAAACCAAACTTCAAAATAGGAATGCTGTTGTTAACGTAAGTAATTTCACTGTCTCTAGTCAGACGCCCTGATAAGACTACTGAATTAATATCAGACATGAGAGCTCTCCTTATCCCTTAATCTACTCATAATTTCCATGAGTCTTAAATCATGATCAAGTCTTCTCATATCCTCTAAAAATTCTTGTCTTGAATAATAATCATAAATTATTTTTTCTAAAGTTCTTTTGCTAAATTTACATAAAAACTTCACAACCTGATAA
The DNA window shown above is from Borrelia hermsii DAH and carries:
- a CDS encoding single-stranded DNA-binding protein; translation: MSDINSVVLSGRLTRDSEITYVNNSIPILKFGLANNRRIKRNNEWIDYAQFFDCVLFGSRAERLIAFLLKGKQVVVNGSLRYESWDDKRTGDKRSKSSILVDEIQILSPLPALRATNKVDSDEGFHEDIPF